The following are encoded together in the Geobacter sulfurreducens PCA genome:
- a CDS encoding KamA family radical SAM protein, with translation METWRRLLADAVTTADEITERFGIDAGQLAPVIRRYPMRITPGYLRLVEAPGDPIWRQCIPDPAELCDDQQSDPLHEERLSPVPGLIHRYPDRVVWVVSGECAVYCRFCMRKRQVGCMTSRHCEDPFGEPLRYIAETPAIRDVILSGGDPLLLDDERLEEILARLAAIPHVEMVRIGTRTPVTLPERITARLCRMLKRYHPLYVNTHFNHPREITAEAAKACARLADAGIPLGNQSVLLADVNDDPAVMTRLMQLLLSIRVRPYYIHQMDLVRGTGHFRTPVATGLEILTALRGNTSGMATPHYVIDAPGGKGKIPLLPDCISRRGDLWLLRTYTGETIEYRDVGQPATVLPG, from the coding sequence ATGGAAACCTGGCGGCGGCTGCTCGCCGATGCAGTCACCACAGCCGATGAGATTACCGAGCGGTTCGGGATCGACGCCGGGCAGCTCGCGCCGGTTATACGCCGCTATCCGATGCGGATCACTCCCGGCTACCTGCGTCTTGTGGAAGCGCCGGGAGATCCGATCTGGCGACAATGCATTCCCGATCCGGCCGAACTGTGCGACGACCAGCAGTCCGACCCCCTGCACGAGGAGCGTCTCTCGCCGGTGCCGGGGCTCATCCATCGTTATCCTGATCGCGTCGTTTGGGTTGTGTCGGGGGAGTGCGCGGTCTACTGCCGTTTCTGCATGCGGAAGCGACAGGTGGGGTGTATGACCTCCCGCCACTGTGAAGATCCTTTCGGCGAACCGCTGCGCTACATTGCCGAAACGCCGGCGATTCGCGACGTGATCCTGTCGGGCGGAGATCCGCTTCTGCTGGACGATGAGCGGCTGGAGGAAATCCTTGCCCGACTTGCTGCCATTCCGCACGTGGAAATGGTCCGCATCGGGACCCGAACCCCCGTTACGCTGCCCGAGCGAATCACGGCAAGGCTCTGTCGCATGCTCAAACGGTACCATCCCCTCTATGTGAACACCCATTTCAATCATCCCCGGGAGATCACCGCCGAGGCGGCCAAGGCATGTGCACGGCTTGCCGACGCAGGCATCCCCTTGGGCAACCAGTCCGTGCTCCTGGCCGACGTTAATGATGACCCGGCTGTGATGACACGGCTCATGCAACTGCTTCTTTCCATCCGGGTCCGCCCTTACTACATCCATCAGATGGACCTTGTTCGGGGCACAGGACACTTCCGGACGCCGGTGGCAACAGGGCTGGAGATTCTCACGGCATTGCGGGGAAACACGTCGGGCATGGCCACGCCCCACTACGTAATCGACGCACCAGGGGGCAAGGGGAAGATTCCGTTGCTTCCGGACTGCATAAGCCGTCGGGGTGACCTGTGGCTGTTACGCACCTACACGGGGGAAACCATCGAATACCGTGATGTGGGGCAGCCGGCTACAGTTCTTCCGGGGTGA
- a CDS encoding dihydroorotate dehydrogenase: MQKPDLSVEIAGITLRNPVMTASGTFGYGEEFSEYVNLEAIGAIITKGLSLKPKAGNPTPRIVETTGGMLNAIGLQNVGIDAFVEKKVPFLRTVATPVIVNFFGNTLEEYAELAERLDLIPEVAAVEINISCPNVKHGGIVFGTDPKAAYSVVKAVREATIKPVIVKLSPNVTDIVEMAWACADAEADALSLINTLTGMAIDLDKRRPILANVTGGLSGPAVKPIALRMVWQVARAVKIPVIGIGGIMTGIDALEFMLAGATAVQVGTANFLDPGAAGRIAAEMERYLADNGIADVKEMIGALEV, from the coding sequence ATGCAGAAACCTGACCTTTCCGTTGAGATTGCTGGCATCACGCTGAGAAACCCGGTCATGACCGCCTCGGGCACCTTCGGCTACGGCGAGGAGTTCTCGGAGTACGTGAACCTGGAGGCGATCGGCGCCATCATCACCAAAGGGCTGTCCTTGAAGCCCAAGGCCGGCAATCCGACCCCGCGTATCGTCGAAACCACCGGTGGAATGCTGAACGCCATCGGTCTGCAAAATGTGGGCATTGATGCCTTTGTCGAGAAAAAGGTACCGTTTCTCCGCACGGTTGCCACGCCGGTGATCGTTAATTTTTTCGGAAACACCCTCGAAGAATATGCCGAACTCGCCGAGCGCCTGGACCTGATACCCGAAGTGGCTGCCGTGGAGATCAATATTTCCTGCCCGAACGTCAAACATGGCGGGATCGTTTTCGGTACAGACCCCAAGGCCGCCTATTCGGTGGTAAAGGCAGTGCGGGAGGCCACCATCAAGCCGGTGATCGTCAAGCTGTCGCCCAATGTGACCGATATTGTGGAGATGGCCTGGGCCTGTGCCGATGCGGAAGCCGACGCCCTTTCCCTCATTAATACCCTCACCGGCATGGCCATTGATCTGGACAAGCGCCGTCCAATCCTGGCCAACGTGACCGGCGGCCTCTCCGGACCGGCGGTGAAGCCGATCGCGCTACGCATGGTCTGGCAGGTTGCCAGGGCGGTGAAGATTCCGGTTATCGGCATAGGGGGCATCATGACCGGCATCGATGCTCTGGAGTTCATGCTTGCCGGCGCAACGGCCGTGCAGGTTGGCACCGCCAACTTCCTGGATCCGGGCGCCGCGGGCCGGATTGCTGCGGAAATGGAGCGATATCTGGCGGATAACGGTATCGCCGATGTTAAGGAGATGATCGGCGCCCTGGAGGTCTAG
- a CDS encoding dihydroorotate dehydrogenase electron transfer subunit, whose translation MQFKAMIISNHEVSPGYFRMRMSAPPELADARPGQFIMVRVRDAIDPLLRRPFGIFDVGTVASEFSGCGPQTYVEMLYKVVGKGTETLSTYHHGDHVDLLAPLGTGFDLGDPDEEKILVGGGIGIAPLYYLAKKLVERSRVRFFLGGRTRDDILCVTEFERLGVETYVATDDGTLGDRGFVTDVMERHIRGAAGKRTIYACGPMPMLQAVAGIAERTGVPCQVSLEAYMACGMGACLGCVVKGKEHSDESPDYRCVCKDGPVFAFDQLKWV comes from the coding sequence ATGCAGTTTAAGGCGATGATCATCTCGAACCACGAGGTTTCTCCCGGCTACTTCCGCATGAGAATGTCTGCGCCTCCCGAACTGGCCGATGCCAGACCGGGACAGTTCATCATGGTGCGGGTCCGGGACGCTATCGATCCCCTGCTGCGTCGTCCCTTCGGCATCTTCGACGTGGGTACCGTGGCTTCCGAGTTCTCCGGATGCGGCCCGCAGACCTACGTGGAAATGCTGTACAAGGTGGTGGGGAAGGGGACCGAAACACTTTCGACCTACCACCATGGCGACCACGTGGACCTTCTGGCTCCTCTCGGCACCGGCTTCGACCTGGGCGATCCGGACGAAGAGAAGATTCTCGTGGGCGGGGGCATCGGCATCGCCCCGCTCTACTATCTGGCCAAAAAACTGGTGGAGCGCTCACGGGTCCGCTTCTTCCTGGGGGGCAGGACCAGGGACGACATCCTTTGCGTGACCGAATTCGAGCGGCTTGGTGTGGAAACCTACGTTGCGACCGACGACGGCACCCTCGGCGATCGGGGCTTCGTGACGGACGTCATGGAGCGCCACATCCGGGGCGCGGCGGGCAAGAGAACCATCTATGCCTGCGGCCCCATGCCCATGCTTCAGGCCGTGGCCGGCATCGCCGAGCGAACCGGCGTCCCCTGTCAGGTTTCTCTTGAGGCCTATATGGCGTGCGGCATGGGGGCGTGCCTTGGTTGCGTGGTGAAGGGGAAGGAGCATTCAGACGAGTCGCCGGACTACCGTTGCGTGTGCAAGGATGGGCCGGTTTTCGCCTTTGATCAGTTGAAATGGGTGTAG
- the rimI gene encoding ribosomal protein S18-alanine N-acetyltransferase codes for MNTADCPTIMPMTEGDLDEVLQIESDSFPRPWTRDHFVAELASPRSFPVVARSPGGLIVGYICPTLLFDEGEILDVAVRRDFRGQGIGALLVTHAVAELAGRGARTVHLEVRVSNTSARTLYRRLGFAETGRRPRYYENGEDAVLMTYSTDEGEGSPHAV; via the coding sequence ATGAATACCGCAGATTGCCCGACAATAATGCCCATGACCGAAGGCGACCTGGACGAGGTTCTGCAGATCGAATCCGACTCGTTCCCCCGCCCCTGGACCAGGGATCACTTCGTCGCAGAACTCGCATCCCCCCGTTCTTTCCCCGTTGTTGCCCGGTCGCCGGGCGGACTCATCGTGGGGTATATCTGTCCGACACTCCTTTTCGACGAGGGCGAGATACTCGACGTGGCCGTGCGCCGGGATTTCCGCGGGCAGGGCATCGGTGCGCTGCTGGTAACCCATGCCGTAGCGGAACTCGCCGGGCGAGGCGCCCGGACCGTCCACCTGGAGGTACGCGTGTCGAATACCTCCGCCAGGACGCTTTACCGCCGCCTCGGATTTGCCGAGACCGGCCGGCGTCCTCGATACTACGAAAACGGCGAGGATGCCGTGCTGATGACTTACTCAACTGATGAAGGAGAGGGCTCCCCCCATGCAGTTTAA
- the purM gene encoding phosphoribosylformylglycinamidine cyclo-ligase, with translation MTKRGFTYKDAGVDIDAGNTFVGLIKPFVKATSRPEVISDIGGFGGLFSLNTNKYRNPVLVSGTDGVGTKLKIAMMADRHDTVGIDLVAMCVNDIIVQGAEPLFFLDYFATGKLDPQRGAAVVKGISEGCVQAGCALIGGETAEMPGFYQPGEYDLAGFTVGVVERDNIIDGSSITVGNRLVGIASSGLHSNGYSLARKIIFESMGLGIDSILPGLGMSAADALLTPTKIYVKTILNLLRDFHVNGIAHITGGGLLENVPRVLPNGCKALVHLDSCPLPPLFSLLQEAGSVERDEMYRTFNCGIGMVLAVPENEADEILIRLSGLQEKAFIIGEIAKCEPGAEMVELV, from the coding sequence GTGACAAAGAGAGGTTTTACCTATAAGGACGCCGGTGTCGACATCGATGCCGGCAACACGTTTGTGGGGCTCATCAAACCGTTCGTGAAAGCCACTTCCAGGCCCGAGGTCATCTCGGACATCGGCGGCTTCGGCGGGCTCTTTTCCCTGAACACCAACAAGTACCGCAACCCCGTCCTGGTTTCGGGAACCGACGGCGTCGGCACCAAGCTCAAGATCGCCATGATGGCCGACCGGCATGATACCGTCGGCATCGACTTGGTGGCCATGTGCGTCAACGACATCATCGTCCAGGGTGCCGAGCCGCTCTTTTTCCTCGACTATTTCGCCACGGGCAAACTGGACCCCCAGCGGGGAGCTGCCGTGGTTAAAGGTATCTCGGAGGGATGCGTCCAGGCCGGCTGTGCCCTTATCGGTGGCGAGACGGCGGAGATGCCCGGCTTCTATCAGCCTGGTGAATACGACCTTGCCGGGTTCACTGTAGGCGTAGTCGAGCGCGACAACATCATCGACGGATCATCCATCACCGTGGGAAACCGTCTCGTGGGCATCGCCTCCAGCGGCCTCCACAGTAACGGCTATTCGCTCGCCCGCAAGATTATCTTTGAATCCATGGGACTCGGCATAGACTCCATTCTGCCAGGACTCGGCATGTCCGCGGCAGACGCCCTGCTTACCCCTACCAAAATCTACGTCAAGACCATTCTCAACCTGCTGAGGGACTTCCACGTGAACGGCATCGCGCACATTACCGGCGGCGGCCTGCTGGAAAACGTCCCCCGCGTCTTGCCCAACGGCTGCAAGGCTTTGGTGCATCTGGACAGCTGCCCGCTTCCGCCCCTCTTCTCCCTGCTTCAAGAGGCAGGATCCGTTGAGCGGGACGAAATGTACCGCACGTTCAACTGTGGAATCGGCATGGTGCTGGCAGTACCCGAAAACGAGGCCGACGAGATACTTATCCGCCTTTCGGGACTTCAGGAGAAGGCCTTCATCATCGGCGAAATCGCCAAGTGCGAGCCCGGCGCCGAGATGGTCGAACTCGTATAA
- the purN gene encoding phosphoribosylglycinamide formyltransferase, translating into MIQPLAVGVLVSGNGSNLQAIIDRIEDGSLPARIVCVISNKADAFGLERARKHGVPAIHIDHRAHGGRESYDAALVETLRSHGVQLVVLAGFMRIVTPVLLDAFPNAVMNIHPALLPAFPGLHAQAQALRYGVKFSGCTVHFVDEGTDTGPIIIQAAVPVMDDDDEASLSARIQREEHRAYPEAIRLFAAKRLRIEGRKVSILQGA; encoded by the coding sequence ATGATTCAACCGCTTGCAGTTGGTGTTCTCGTTTCGGGCAATGGCTCGAATCTCCAGGCGATCATCGACCGGATCGAGGATGGCTCGCTCCCGGCGAGAATAGTCTGCGTGATCAGCAACAAAGCTGATGCCTTTGGCCTTGAGCGCGCTAGAAAGCACGGCGTACCCGCCATCCATATCGATCACAGGGCCCACGGCGGCCGTGAATCCTACGATGCGGCCCTAGTGGAAACCCTGCGCTCCCACGGGGTGCAACTCGTCGTCCTGGCAGGCTTCATGCGCATCGTTACGCCGGTGTTGCTTGACGCCTTCCCCAATGCGGTCATGAATATCCATCCCGCCCTCCTGCCCGCCTTTCCCGGGCTCCACGCCCAGGCTCAGGCGCTCCGGTACGGAGTCAAGTTCTCCGGTTGCACTGTCCACTTTGTTGATGAAGGGACCGACACAGGACCGATCATCATCCAGGCAGCCGTCCCGGTCATGGATGATGACGATGAAGCCTCCCTTTCGGCCCGTATCCAGAGAGAAGAGCACCGGGCCTATCCCGAGGCTATCCGGCTGTTTGCCGCGAAACGCCTCAGGATCGAAGGAAGAAAGGTATCCATACTTCAGGGGGCATGA
- a CDS encoding cytochrome c7, which produces MKRTVILFAAMILTASVGLAADVILFPSKNGAVTFTHKRHSEFVRECRSCHEKTPGKIRNFGKDYAHKTCKGCHEVRGAGPTKCKLCHTG; this is translated from the coding sequence ATGAAACGAACGGTCATTTTATTCGCTGCCATGATTCTAACCGCCTCTGTCGGCCTTGCAGCTGATGTTATCCTGTTCCCGTCCAAAAACGGTGCCGTCACCTTCACCCACAAACGACACTCTGAATTTGTAAGGGAATGCAGGAGCTGTCACGAGAAAACCCCTGGTAAAATAAGAAATTTCGGCAAGGATTACGCCCACAAGACCTGCAAGGGGTGCCACGAAGTGCGGGGCGCTGGACCTACAAAATGCAAGCTCTGCCACACGGGCTAG
- a CDS encoding c-type cytochrome, with translation MTARKGLISLQTQQGTLPRKTFTSLIMLMITALMTLAGCGGGGGGSTAATSTGTPTTAAVSGVAATGAPLVGTIRLKDSSSPAVEKTTSSATDGSFTVDVTGLTPPYILKADGTSGGTAVTICSFAAGPGTANINPLSNAALASAAGVSDPAAAVYASPSPAMLETISANLPAAVAALRTQLKPLLDQYGANVHPITAPFTANHTGLDAVLDVIRVQLGAGTMVVANRATNAPIFSAPLMNINGGTFTMGNMPTPPTPATDGQGLYAANCAACHGALATSEKKGTTLARLQSAVSANAGGMGFLSSLTSAQLQAIVDVLAVAPTPTPTPTPTPTPTPTPTPTPTPTPTPTPNGSALYGNNCQACHGSITNSDIQTRTVSAIQSAISGNRGGMGFLSTLTSAEIQAIATSLASAVTPTPTPTPTPTPTPTPTPTPTPTPTPTPTVDPGKTVYDSRCASCHRLGTYDASGSAPNLSRAGTKIDGKFTAGVSGHKGITLTAADLANLKTFVNAN, from the coding sequence ATGACCGCACGTAAAGGGCTAATTTCGCTCCAGACACAACAGGGCACGCTGCCCCGTAAAACCTTCACCAGCCTGATCATGCTTATGATCACGGCACTTATGACATTGGCCGGCTGTGGCGGTGGAGGCGGTGGTTCTACGGCTGCAACTTCAACGGGCACGCCGACTACCGCGGCAGTATCAGGGGTGGCAGCCACCGGAGCCCCCCTTGTGGGCACGATCCGGCTCAAGGATTCTTCGTCGCCGGCAGTTGAAAAAACAACCTCTTCCGCCACAGACGGCTCCTTCACAGTTGATGTTACCGGTTTGACGCCGCCGTACATATTGAAAGCTGACGGCACGTCAGGCGGCACTGCCGTTACCATCTGCTCTTTCGCGGCCGGCCCCGGGACCGCAAACATCAACCCGCTATCCAATGCAGCACTGGCCAGCGCCGCCGGTGTAAGTGATCCGGCTGCAGCAGTCTATGCATCCCCCTCCCCCGCAATGCTCGAAACCATTAGCGCGAACCTGCCGGCCGCCGTAGCTGCCCTGCGCACCCAACTCAAGCCCCTGCTCGACCAATACGGTGCCAACGTGCACCCGATCACCGCTCCCTTCACGGCCAACCACACTGGTCTCGACGCCGTTCTGGACGTAATCCGGGTTCAACTTGGTGCCGGCACCATGGTAGTCGCCAACAGAGCAACTAATGCGCCGATCTTCAGTGCTCCCCTGATGAACATTAACGGCGGGACCTTCACCATGGGCAATATGCCGACTCCCCCGACCCCGGCAACAGACGGACAAGGATTGTACGCAGCCAATTGCGCGGCCTGCCATGGTGCTTTGGCCACTTCTGAGAAAAAAGGGACAACGCTTGCGCGTCTCCAGAGTGCCGTAAGCGCGAACGCCGGCGGCATGGGATTCCTCTCCTCGCTGACCTCAGCTCAGTTGCAGGCAATCGTTGACGTCTTGGCAGTGGCTCCTACTCCTACTCCTACTCCTACGCCCACTCCTACGCCCACTCCTACGCCCACTCCTACGCCCACTCCTACGCCCACTCCTACGCCCAACGGGTCGGCACTCTACGGGAATAACTGTCAGGCATGCCATGGCTCGATCACGAATTCCGACATCCAGACCAGGACTGTATCGGCAATCCAATCGGCAATCTCCGGCAACCGTGGCGGCATGGGGTTCCTTTCAACCCTCACGTCCGCTGAAATTCAGGCGATAGCCACCTCGCTGGCATCGGCTGTCACACCGACTCCTACACCGACTCCTACACCGACTCCTACACCGACTCCTACACCGACTCCTACACCGACTCCGACGCCGACTCCCACCGTCGACCCGGGCAAGACCGTCTACGACAGCCGGTGCGCATCGTGTCACCGCCTAGGCACCTATGACGCCTCCGGCAGTGCTCCGAACCTCTCCCGGGCCGGGACGAAGATTGACGGAAAGTTCACCGCCGGCGTTTCGGGGCACAAGGGAATTACGCTCACCGCCGCGGATCTTGCAAATCTTAAGACCTTTGTCAACGCAAACTGA
- a CDS encoding peptidase MA family metallohydrolase, with translation MFTLPLLLGCLVVAAPPATGADPVAQKKYGVQSIDLGELEKGIEQLEQAFSLFSLDPTLRDNLATAHALLGRKLLESKSYEEAAKHFGRGSELYPDEPRFHLLRGIAFSLAKNEEMARHELSLARSLGGDTAEGLYFLGKTYYDAGETDQAMALWEKAATLAPSESSLAGLLEKVRREQSVEERMERGHSSRFIVSYDSGTKTDNALAILDLLEEFYNSVGTDLGFFPASRIPVILYTRQDYREVTRSPHWSGGLYDGKIRLPVGGITEITPDIRATLRHEYVHAVVIDLTRGNCPTWLNEGIAEIQGRLEYNPPLGELEKAAKRGEFLPLKRLEGSFAGLEGGEVRLAYEQSYSLVDFIVSAHGWHRLRMVLEDLGSGLSLGEAMNRAFADVGLDYDGLFGRWRDHVLREVGGGGTPER, from the coding sequence TTGTTTACCCTTCCCCTGCTGCTCGGCTGCCTCGTGGTTGCCGCCCCGCCGGCAACCGGCGCCGACCCGGTCGCCCAGAAAAAATACGGTGTCCAGTCCATTGATCTCGGCGAGTTGGAAAAGGGCATAGAGCAGCTGGAGCAGGCGTTCTCTCTGTTTTCCCTGGACCCGACGCTGAGGGATAATCTCGCCACAGCCCATGCCCTTCTCGGGCGGAAACTGCTGGAGAGCAAATCCTACGAGGAGGCGGCAAAGCACTTCGGGCGCGGCAGCGAACTCTATCCCGACGAACCCCGTTTTCATCTTTTGAGAGGGATCGCCTTTTCTTTGGCCAAGAATGAAGAAATGGCCCGTCACGAGCTTTCCCTGGCCCGGTCCCTCGGTGGAGATACGGCCGAAGGCCTGTATTTCCTGGGCAAGACATATTACGACGCGGGTGAGACCGACCAGGCCATGGCCCTTTGGGAAAAGGCTGCGACCCTTGCCCCCTCCGAGTCCTCCCTGGCCGGACTGCTGGAAAAGGTGCGGCGTGAGCAGTCGGTCGAGGAGAGGATGGAACGCGGGCATAGTTCGCGCTTCATTGTTTCGTACGACAGCGGGACGAAGACTGACAATGCCCTGGCAATTCTTGATCTGCTTGAGGAGTTCTATAATTCGGTCGGCACCGACTTAGGATTCTTCCCCGCCTCACGAATCCCGGTCATACTCTACACTCGCCAGGACTACCGGGAGGTAACCCGATCGCCCCACTGGTCGGGCGGATTGTATGACGGCAAAATCCGCCTCCCTGTCGGCGGCATAACAGAGATCACGCCGGATATCAGGGCAACTTTGCGCCATGAATATGTCCACGCCGTTGTCATCGACCTGACTCGCGGTAATTGCCCCACCTGGCTGAACGAGGGGATTGCCGAAATACAGGGGCGCCTGGAGTACAATCCCCCTCTCGGTGAGTTGGAAAAAGCGGCTAAACGTGGTGAGTTCTTGCCGTTGAAACGCCTTGAAGGATCATTCGCCGGGCTCGAAGGAGGTGAGGTTCGTCTTGCCTATGAGCAAAGCTACTCCCTCGTCGATTTTATCGTTTCCGCCCATGGATGGCACCGGCTTCGGATGGTCCTCGAAGATCTGGGAAGTGGCCTGTCGCTCGGCGAGGCAATGAACCGGGCGTTCGCCGATGTGGGCCTCGATTATGACGGCCTGTTCGGCCGATGGCGCGATCATGTACTGAGAGAGGTGGGTGGCGGAGGCACGCCGGAACGATAA
- a CDS encoding J domain-containing protein, producing MKYVDLVKSLEIFGLSDRVTLREIKARHRELVRRHHPDTGEEGDPERIRLINAAYALLREYTDAYRLSFSEEEFYEQNPDERLRMQFEDAPLWGMR from the coding sequence ATGAAATACGTAGATCTCGTCAAATCTCTTGAAATATTTGGATTGTCAGACCGGGTGACACTACGGGAGATCAAGGCCCGCCACCGGGAACTCGTGCGGCGCCATCATCCCGACACCGGAGAAGAGGGCGACCCGGAGCGAATCCGACTCATCAATGCAGCCTATGCCCTGCTTCGCGAGTACACCGACGCCTATCGCCTCTCCTTCTCCGAAGAGGAGTTCTATGAGCAGAACCCCGACGAGCGGCTGCGGATGCAGTTCGAAGATGCTCCTCTCTGGGGTATGCGTTGA